GCCGGTGGCACTCTGGGCGGCGATCCTGTTCTTCCGACCGGGGCAGGCCAGGCCGATGCGTGTGGTCTGGGCGCTGGTGGTGCTGGCAGTCGGGCTGACTTTCGTGGTCGACGTGGTGGTCTGGGCTGGCGATATCGGGCGGCAGAACACCGTCTTCAAGTTCTACATGCAGGTGTGGCTGTTGCTGAGCGTGGTGGGCGGGGCGGCGCTGGCCTGGTTGCTGCGTGCCAGTGCGGACTGGCCGACGGGACGGCAAGGCCTCTGGCGCGGGGTGGCGCTGGTACTGCTGACCATCGCCGGCATGTACCCGCTGCTAGCGACGCAGGCCAAGTTCATCGACCGCATGGCTCCAGAAGCGCCGCACACGCTGGACGGCATGGCCTTCATGCCCTATGCCACGCAGGGCGAGCACGGCGCATGGTTCTCCCTGGCGGAGGATTACGACCTGATTCGCTGGATGCAGGCTAATATCAAGGGTACGCCGGTGGTGCTGGAGGGGCAGAGCGAGCGCGAATATCTGTGGGGTGGGCGGATCTCGGTCTATACCGGCCTGCCGACGATCATCGGGTACAATTTCCACCAGCGCCAGCAGCGTACACTGGAGCCGCTGTCGCGGCTGGTCGGCCAGCGCATCCAGCAGGTTAACACGATCTACGATACGACCGATATCGCTCTGGCCTGGCGATTGCTGCAGGTGTTTGACGTCTCTTACATCGTGGTTGGCCAGCTGGAGCGGGCGTACTATCTGCCAGCAGGCCTGGACAAATTCGAGCAGATGGCGCAAGCCGGGCTGCTGGAACTGGTTTATCAAGCGGGCGACACGCGGTTGTATGCCGTGCGGCGGAATGCTGCGCTGTGAGCGGGATGGACTTGCACCAGGGGCATGAAGCGGCATGATACAGGCAATCATCGACTGGCTAAGCCATGAAGGAGGGCTGGTCTTTACCTGGTGGCTGCTGATGACAGTGGCCGGGGCCGCGGCATGGCCGCTGACCTTCCGGCTGTTACGCGGCCTGCCCGATCGGGGATATACGCTGGCCCGCTCAGTCGGGCTGGTGATTGTCGGCTATGCCTTCTGGCTGCTGGCGTCGCTGGGATTTTTGCGCAATAGTGCCGGGAGCATCGCCCTGGCCGCGCTGATTGTGCTGGCGGCGGGCCTGATGATCCTTGAGCGAGCGGCGATGGTGGAGTGGTTCCGGCGCAACTGGAAGTACGCGCTGGCGGTGGAAGCCCTTTTTGCCGCGCTGTTCTTCGGCTGGGTGGCGTTCCGGGCGCTGAACCCTGCACTGACCGGCACCGAGAAGCCGATGGAGGTGGCCTTCACCAGCGCCATCCAGCGTAGCGCAACCTTCCCGCCAAACGATCCCTGGATGAGTGGTTATCCTATCAGCTACTACTACTTTGGTTATGTGTTGGCTGCTGCGCTGGGTAAGTTGAGCGGCGTTTCTGGCGCGGTAGCCTTCAACCTGATGGTGCCGTTGCTCTTTGCTCTGACCGGGATTGGGGCGTTCGGGCTGGTCTACAACCTGCTGCGGGCGCGCTTTCTGGGCCACCGGCGCAAAGGCGCGGTACAGCCGACGCCGCGCTCCACGGCAATGCTTTTTGCCCTGCTGGGGTTGGTATTCGTTGTCCTGCTTGGCAACTTGCATACACTCTTTGTCGAAGTGCCATATGAGCAGGGCTGGGCTTCGCCGGAATACCTGGCCTTCTGGGATCAGGAGCAGCGCGACGTGCCCCGCGTCAGCGCGGCGGCAGGGGTGGAGGGCTGGGAGTTCTGGTGGTGGTTCCGGGCCAGCCGCGTGATCCGTGACTACGATCTCAACGGTCTGCCCAGCGCGGTACAGCCGATTGACGAATTTCCGGCCTTCAGCTTCATCCTGGCGGATATGCATCCGCATGTACTGGCGCTGCCGTTTGCCGTGCTGGCGCTGGCGATCGCGCTGGGACGCGCCCTGAGCCATGACGCACCAACGCGCTTTGAGTGGGCGCTGTACGGGCTATGCCTGGGGGCGCTGATTTTCCTGAATACGTGGGACGGGCCAATTGCCATGGCCGTGCTGGTTGGTGCGGAGGGTCTGCGGCGCCTGGCTCACAATCGCAACGGGCGGCTGACCCGCACCGATTGGCTGGCTATGCTCAAGCTGGGCGCGATTGTGGCCGGGCTGGCTATCCTGCTCTACCTGCCGTTCCTGATCGGTTTTCGCTCCCAACTTGGCGGTGTGTTGCCAAACGTCGTTCATCCCACGCGCCTGCACCAGTTCTTCCTGATGTTCGGGCCATTCCTGCTGATCCTGTTGTTCTTCCTGGCTGTAGAGACCTGGCGCGGGCAGGAGGAGATGGCCTGGCAGCTGGCCGGGTCGGTAATCGCTGCGGCGTTGCTGGGGCTGGTGCTGATCCTGGTGGCGCTGGGCGTGGTGGCCTGGCTGCGTCCGGAGATTCGCGGCGTAGTCTATTCGGTGGTGGAAGCAGCGGGCGGTCTGGGAGCGCTGCTGGGCGATGTTCTGACCCGGCGGCTGGGTGGGTTGCCGCTGGCGGCGCTGTTGCTGGCGGTAATTGCGGTGGTGGTGGCACGGCTATTTGGGCGGCCATCGGTTGCAGAAGACGAAATGCCCTACGCCGTGCCGACCGGCTTCGCCCTGCTGCTGGTAGGCGCGGGGGCGGTGCTGGCACTGCTGCCGGACTTCCTGTATTTGCGCGACAATTTCGGCGTGCGGATCAACACCGTGTTCAAGTTCTACTATCAGGTCTGGCTGCTGTGGGCGATCGCCAGCGCCTATGCCGCCTACACGATCCTGATTGATGTGGAGTGGCACATCCGGCCCGGTACGGTGACGCGGGCGGCTTTCGGCGGGTTGCTGGCGGTTATTCTCGTTGCTGGGTTGCTCTACCCGGCGCTGGCAATCTACACGCGGACAGTTGTTGAGACCGGGCGGCTGAACAGCGCAGTGCCGCTGACGCTAGATGGCGGGCCGATGCTGGCCACCCCGGACGATTACGCTGCGCTGCGCTGCCTGGAGGCTCTGGTTGGCGATGAGCCGGTGACTCTGGTGGAAGCGGTTGGCTCGGCTTACCACCCGGAGCAGGGTGGGCGGGTCTCCGCGCTGACGGGTATCCCGACGGTGCTGGCCTGGGAAGGCCATGAGCGGCAGTGGCGTGGGGCGACGTATGACCAGGTCGCTGGTACGCGTGCCCAGGATGTCCAGCGGCTATACAACGATCCTACCTGGATGCCCGCCGAGGAAGTGATCTATCGTTACGGGATTGATTACGTTTTCGTTGGCTCGGCGGAACGCCGTGCCTTCGATTCGTTCGGGCTGGACAAGTTTGTTGCGAACCTAACCCTGGTCTGCCAGAGTGGGGATAGCCTGGTTTTCCAGACCGGGCGTTGAAGCCTGCGGGTTTGCGGTGAGCATGAAGGGCAGGTTGACTCACGATGACCCATGTCGCTGAACGCACTGATTCCGCTATTGCGTTGCTGGAATACGCGCCGCTACGGCTGACCGTCACCATGGAGGCGATCGTGTACCTGGCGATCGGCGCTCTGGCGCTGGCGACCCGCCTGGCCGGCCTGGGCACGATTGCGCTGAGCCATGCCGAGGCCCGGGAAGCACTGGCGGCCTGGCATGCCATGTTTCCGCAGGTATCTGGTACGGCTCCGCTGGCCAGCAGTCCGCTGGCGTTCCTGGCCAACAGCGCTGTGATGGGCCTGCTGGGTGGGTCAGAGTTGACAGCGCGGCTGGCGACGGCGCTCGGTGGCGTGGCACTGGTGCTGCTGCCGGCGCTCTTCCGGCCAGCGCTGGGGCGCATCGCCGCCCTGGCGACATCAGCGCTGCTGCTGATCTCGGTGACGGCGCTGGTTGGCGCGCGGACGATGAGCCCTGCGGTATGGTCGCTATTACTGGCCGGGATTGCGCTGTGGCTGACCTGGCGCTTTGTAGAAGGTAGCCGCCCGGCGGAAGCCGTCCTGGCGGCGACGCTGGCTGCCGCTATCGCCCTGCTGGCCGATCCGGCGGGATTCGTGCTGCTGGCGATCCTGGCGGCGGCGTGGGGGATAGCGTTGCGGCTCAGCATGGACGAGGCGCCCGCTGATCAGCCCGGGCCGCGGCTGCGGGAAGCACTGGCCAGGTGGCCGTGGCGCGATTCCCTGCTGGCGATCGGAGGAACGGTCGCCCTGGTTGGGACAGCTTGCTTCCTGTATCCTGCCGGACTGGCTCAGGTGGGCGAATTGCTGGCGCGCGGAATCAGCGGCTTATTCACCCGGCCAGCCAGCCAGCCGTTTGCCTTTCCGCTACTGGTGACGTTGCTGTACGAACCGGCGCTATGGTTCCTGGGTGCGCTGGGCGTGGCCCGGACGCTGGCGGAGGGCGATTTCACAGACCGCTTTCTGGTCGGCTGGCTGGCCGCAGGATTGGCTGCTGCGCTGCTGTATGCCGGGGCTGGCCCGGATTACGGGCTTTGGATCGTGGTGCCGCTGGCGGCGCTGGGCGGGCGCTCGTTAGCCCGGACGCTGGCCCCGGCGCGTGAGTCTTACTGGCAGGCTCCCCGCTGGGCGCTGGCCGTGTTGACCGGCGGCCTGCTGGCGCTGCTGTTTGTGACTTCGACGAATCTGGTTTTTGTGGCGCGGTCGCTGAGCGGGGTCGTGCCGGGGGCCAGTGCATCGGTTCCGCCACTGCGGCTGATGCTGGCCGGCATGTCCGCCCTGCTGTTGATGATTCTGTACTTCCTGGGCGGGAGTCTGTGGGGGCCACGGATCGCCCGGCGGGGGTTGGTGCTGGCGTTGACGGCGTTCCTGGCTGTGTATGGTCTGTCCTGCGCCTGGCGGGTGGCGGTCACCCATGCCGGCGATCCGCGCGAGTTGTGGCATGTGCAGCCGGTTGACCCGGAGTTGACTCTGCTGCGCCAGACGCTGATCGAGGTCTCAGAGAGGCAGACGGGCCGCCCGGATGAAGTGCCTGTCGTCGCTTCGGTGCCGTACGATGACGCGGTCGCCTGGCAACTGCGCGATTTTCGTTTTGTAACCTACACCCCCGCTATCGATCGCTGGGAGGCCCGCCCGGTGATTGTCGCTCCGGCGGCTTTCCGTCCGGAGACGCTGGGAGCGCGGTATGTGGGCCAGGATTTCGTGGTGACGCGGGTATGGGATATGAGCCAGTTCCGCCCGGAAGACATCCTGGTCTGGCTGATGTATGGAGAAGCTCAGCTTCCCGCACGGGTTGATGAGCGGGTGATCGTCTGGGTGCGGGAGGATGTCTACGGGCTGCCTCCGGCCCCCATTGGCAGTAGTGAGGAAGCGGCCGGTTGAGCCGTGTATTAGGACTATGAACGGGACGATGCAGGCGGATGCTCCGCTGGAGGAGTTGTTAGCAGCCTGTAAGGCAGGCGATCAGGCGGCCTACGCGGCGCTTTATGAGCGTTATGCCGCCGGGTTGTACCGCCTGGCTTACAGCATCCTGCTTGATGCCCAGGATGCCGAGGATGTGCTGCAGGAGGCGTTCATCTACGCCTTCCGGAACCTGGATCACTTTGATCCGACGCGAGGGGAGTTCCGCACCTGGCTCTATACGATCACGGTCAGCCGCTGCCGCAATATGCGCCGCCGCAAGCTCCTGCCTACTATTGACCTGAGCAACCTGCTGGCGCTGGGCCAGGAACCGCCCGGCCCACACCGCGAGACGCCGGAAGCGGCGCTGGCGCGCTCACAGGTGCGGGATGCGCTGGGCAGGGCGCTGGCGGCGCTCTCGCCGCGCCTGCGGGAAGCGGTGGCTCTGCGCTACGGTCAGGGGCTGACCTTTCGAGAGATGGCGGAGGTGCTCGATTGCCCGCCCAAGACGGCTGAGAGCCGGATACGCCTGGCTCATGAGGCGCTCAGCCGGGCGCTGGGGCCATCCGGCGCAGTGCTGCTTGAGGAGTTGTGGAGCTTCTGAAGAAAAGGCGCGTCCCGTGCCTTGGTGGTAAGCAAGGGGCGCGGGCCGGTGAAGCAAGGAAGCGGGTACTATGAACGGACACGTCACGCGATGGCTGACTGCTTACCTGCATGGTGAGCTGGCGCCGCACCTGCGGGAACGGGTGAGCCGCCACGTTCGCGAATGTGACGAATGCTATGCGGCGCTGCGCCGTGAGCAGGAGCTGGCCCGCGAACTGGGCGACAGCATGCCCGTCTTTGGCGCGCCCAGGAACGAGCAACTGGCCCGCGTACTTTCTGGCATCCTGGCCGAAGCTGGTAACCATCAGGGCATGGCAGCTTTCCGGGTGCCACGGGCGGGGGTGGCCCTGTTGCTCAGCCTGTTGCTGGTGTTGTTGCCGGCGCTGGTGATGCCGCGCGCGGCGGTTTCCGCGCCGGATCAACCTGCCCCGTACATGATCGCGGCAACGGCAACCCAGAGCAGCACTGATGCGCCGACAGGCCTCGTCATTGCGTTGCCGACGGCGATCGCCGCCCGCCAGCCCCTGCCGACCGAGCCGCCAGCTTTCAATCCGTCTCCGGTCCCGGTCGTGGGCGACGCCTTGCCCTATTGAGTGGCTTTTGCTCCCTGCTTGGAGATGTTGTGAGGAATGGCACCCTTGGAAAACGTACCTGCTGATCGCAACACCCACGCTCTGGATCGTGTTTTGAAGTACGCGTATGTCGTGAACTGGGAAGTCATTGCCTATGCAGTGCTATTTGTGCTGGCGGTCGCTACCCGCTTCGTCAACCTTGGCGTGCGGGTGATGAGCCATGACGAGAGCCTGCACACCAAGTTCTCCTGGGACCTGTACCGCAACGGCTACTTCCAGCACACGCCGCTGATGCATGGGCCGCTGCTCTTCCACATGACGGCCTTCTTCTACCTGCTGTTTGGTGACAATGACTTCACGGCGCGTATCTATTCGGCTGTAGTCGGCGTGGCGGTGGTAATGATGCCGGTGCTCTTCCGGCGCTGGCTGGGGCGCGTGGGGGCCTTGCTGACTTCACTGCTGTTCCTGATCTCGCCGCTGCTGATGTACTACAGCCGCTATATTCGTGAAGATATGCCGGCCATTCTTTACACACTGATCATGGTCTACGCCACCTTCCAATATCTGGATGGGCCAGAGGAGACCCGGCGCAAACCCCGCTGGCTGATCCTGCTGGCCGCGGCCATGATCCTGATGCTGGCCTCCAAGGAAGTTGCCTTCATTTACATCGCGATATTTGGGAGTTTCTTGACGCTGTACTGGGTCGTAAGCCTGGCGCAGCAATACCTGAAGCAGGCGCGCAATGGCCGTACCCTGTTCGGTCTGATCGCAACAGGCATGATCATCGGCGTTATCGCGGCGCTGGCGATGATTGCTCTGGTGTCGATCATCCCGCCGGGCGATCTGGACGCCGACGGCGTGGCCAATGCCAGCGATAACTGCACCAATGTCGCCAATCCGCTGCAACTGGATGATAACGGCGACGGGCTAGGAAATGATTGCCAGTTTAACCCCGGCCCGGTGCTGGCAGCGCGCCTGGCAGCCTGGACACTATTGATCTTCGGCGGGCTGGGCGTGGCGCTGATCGGCACGGCGCAGTGGGTGATGCGCCGCAACAGCCATCCCTTCCCCTGGCGGGAAGTCGTCCTGA
The genomic region above belongs to Anaerolineae bacterium and contains:
- a CDS encoding sigma-70 family RNA polymerase sigma factor, with protein sequence MNGTMQADAPLEELLAACKAGDQAAYAALYERYAAGLYRLAYSILLDAQDAEDVLQEAFIYAFRNLDHFDPTRGEFRTWLYTITVSRCRNMRRRKLLPTIDLSNLLALGQEPPGPHRETPEAALARSQVRDALGRALAALSPRLREAVALRYGQGLTFREMAEVLDCPPKTAESRIRLAHEALSRALGPSGAVLLEELWSF